One Streptomyces hundungensis DNA segment encodes these proteins:
- the istB gene encoding IS21-like element helper ATPase IstB — translation MTLPRQRGLTEQAANTAIDTACRLLRLPSIRNEFADIADRAMKDQMTYRGFLAELLMAECDDRARRRSERRIKAAGFPRDKSLRTFDFDANPNIDAATIHTLASCEWIKKSQPLCLIGDSGTGKSHMLIALGTEAAMAGYRVKYVLATKLVNELVEAADEKQLSKTIARYGRVDLLCIDELGYMELDRRGAELLFQVLTEREERNSVAIASNESFGGWTKTFTDPRLCAAIVDRLTFNGTIIETGTDSYRLASTRARAEAAAS, via the coding sequence GTGACCCTGCCCCGCCAGCGAGGACTGACCGAGCAGGCCGCCAACACGGCCATCGACACCGCATGCCGCCTGTTGCGGCTGCCGTCGATCAGGAACGAGTTCGCCGACATCGCCGACCGGGCTATGAAGGACCAGATGACCTACCGCGGCTTCCTCGCCGAGCTGCTGATGGCCGAGTGCGACGACCGGGCCCGACGCCGTTCCGAGCGCCGAATCAAAGCAGCCGGATTCCCCCGGGACAAGTCCCTACGGACCTTCGACTTCGACGCGAACCCCAACATCGACGCGGCCACCATCCACACCCTCGCCAGCTGCGAATGGATCAAGAAGAGCCAGCCGCTCTGCCTGATCGGCGACTCCGGAACAGGCAAGTCCCACATGCTCATCGCGCTGGGAACCGAGGCGGCGATGGCCGGCTACCGGGTCAAGTACGTCCTGGCGACGAAGCTGGTCAACGAACTCGTCGAGGCCGCCGACGAGAAGCAGCTCTCCAAGACGATCGCCCGCTACGGCCGCGTCGACCTTCTCTGCATCGACGAACTCGGCTACATGGAACTCGACCGCCGCGGCGCCGAGCTCCTGTTCCAGGTTCTGACCGAGCGGGAGGAAAGGAACAGCGTGGCCATCGCCTCAAACGAGTCCTTCGGCGGCTGGACCAAGACGTTCACCGACCCTCGCCTCTGCGCGGCCATCGTCGACCGCCTCACCTTCAACGGCACCATCATCGAGACCGGCACCGACTCCTACCGCCTCGCCAGCACCCGAGCCCGCGCCGAAGCCGCGGCCAGCTAG
- a CDS encoding cytochrome P450, whose protein sequence is MPGVGHALKFLRDPLAFLASLPAHGDLVSICLGPRTVFVACDPAVTREILLDPRTFDKGGPFYDKARLLLGNGLGTSSWQDHRRQRRLLQPLFHPAHIKTYATVMTQETAALAQSWRPGQIIDARREFQALTIQVLNRALLALSEDDQRLLARSLPVAFDGVYWRMVIPSTLWFHLPTPANRRFTKAQQCLRHVAANAITEHRRAPDGGGLLSALLEARTDDGDPLSERDVHDHLVTIMFAGTDTTADTLASAFQLISTHPEVEARLHEEVSTVAGGRALIPEALPALDYTRRIVLETLRLFPPGWIVSRVTTTGTKLAGRHLPAGADVLCSPYLLHHDPALFPDPDRFDPDRWLPQQNEALPRGAMIPFGAGNRKCIGDQFAMTQACLTIATITAAWRLRSLSALSPRPRMSLGPGRLRLTCEPRPRGAAAGR, encoded by the coding sequence CTGCCCGGCGTGGGACACGCCCTGAAGTTCCTGCGGGACCCACTGGCCTTCCTCGCCTCACTTCCCGCCCACGGAGATCTGGTCAGCATCTGCCTCGGCCCGCGCACCGTCTTCGTGGCCTGCGACCCCGCAGTGACCCGGGAGATCCTGCTGGACCCGCGGACCTTCGACAAGGGCGGCCCCTTCTACGACAAGGCACGCCTCCTGCTCGGCAACGGCCTGGGAACCTCCTCATGGCAGGACCACCGCCGACAACGGCGTCTGCTCCAGCCCCTGTTCCACCCAGCCCACATCAAGACCTACGCCACCGTCATGACGCAGGAAACCGCGGCCCTGGCACAATCCTGGCGGCCCGGGCAGATCATCGACGCCCGAAGGGAATTCCAGGCGCTCACCATCCAGGTCCTCAACCGCGCCCTGCTCGCACTCAGCGAGGACGATCAAAGGCTCCTGGCGCGCTCGCTCCCCGTCGCCTTCGACGGCGTCTACTGGCGGATGGTGATCCCCTCCACGCTCTGGTTCCACCTGCCCACACCGGCCAACCGCCGCTTCACCAAGGCACAGCAATGCCTGCGCCACGTCGCAGCGAACGCCATCACAGAACATCGCCGCGCCCCGGACGGGGGCGGCCTCCTGTCGGCTCTGCTCGAAGCGCGGACCGACGACGGCGATCCGCTGAGCGAACGCGACGTCCACGACCACCTTGTCACGATCATGTTCGCCGGAACCGACACGACCGCCGACACGCTCGCCTCCGCGTTTCAGCTGATCAGCACGCACCCGGAGGTCGAGGCGCGCCTCCACGAGGAGGTGAGCACGGTCGCAGGCGGCCGGGCCCTGATACCGGAAGCGCTCCCCGCGCTGGACTACACCCGGCGCATCGTGCTGGAGACTCTCCGGCTGTTCCCGCCGGGCTGGATCGTCTCCCGGGTCACCACCACCGGCACAAAACTGGCGGGGCGACATCTGCCTGCGGGCGCCGATGTCCTGTGCAGCCCCTACCTCCTCCACCACGACCCGGCCCTGTTCCCGGACCCCGACCGGTTCGATCCGGACCGCTGGCTGCCCCAACAGAACGAGGCCCTGCCCCGGGGCGCGATGATCCCCTTCGGCGCGGGCAACCGCAAATGCATCGGCGACCAGTTCGCGATGACGCAAGCCTGCCTCACCATCGCGACCATCACCGCCGCCTGGCGGCTGCGCTCACTCTCGGCCCTCTCACCGAGACCGAGGATGAGTCTCGGGCCCGGCCGGCTGCGCCTGACCTGCGAGCCTCGCCCACGCGGAGCCGCAGCCGGCCGGTAA
- a CDS encoding IS3 family transposase (programmed frameshift) encodes MALKDYSDEFKADAVALYESTPGATYKSIAADLGINRATLREWVLRDRERRGVTAAPARPASPPAAIASADPDERVRRLEARVAELEASERKLATERDILRKAAKYFAGGDELVSRFQFVHDHRNTYEVKRLCHVLDVSRSSYYKWCAGAEARAARQRQDVALVKEIRRVHGESGGAYGSPRVTAELRENGHRVNEKRVARVMRAFSITGIRLRRRVRTTVPDPAAGTVPDLFGRDFTATEPGRKLMGDITYLPLQGGKFLYLATVLDCFSRKIVGWSIADHMRTDLVADALRMAARTRGSLEGAVFHSDHGAQYGSRAYAGLCDQLGVTRSMGAVGTSADNAACESFHASLKRETLQGDHDYGDATTCRRTVFAWLTRYNTRRRHSTNGHLSPDAYERRHHKAKLTLAA; translated from the exons ATGGCGCTGAAGGACTACTCGGACGAATTCAAGGCCGATGCCGTGGCCCTGTACGAGTCCACACCCGGGGCGACGTACAAGAGCATCGCCGCTGACCTGGGCATCAACCGGGCGACCCTGCGCGAGTGGGTGCTGCGGGACCGCGAACGCCGTGGCGTCACCGCCGCACCTGCGCGGCCTGCCTCTCCGCCGGCGGCGATCGCGTCCGCTGACCCGGACGAGCGGGTCCGCCGCCTGGAGGCGCGGGTGGCCGAGCTCGAGGCGAGTGAGCGCAAGCTCGCGACCGAGCGGGACATCCTGCGCAAGGCGGCCAAGTATTTCGCCGGAG GAGACGAACTGGTGAGCCGCTTCCAGTTCGTCCACGACCACCGGAACACCTATGAGGTGAAGCGGCTCTGCCACGTCCTGGACGTCAGCCGGTCCAGCTACTACAAGTGGTGCGCCGGCGCCGAAGCCCGCGCCGCCCGGCAGCGCCAGGACGTGGCCCTGGTCAAGGAGATCCGCCGGGTTCACGGCGAGTCCGGCGGCGCCTACGGCTCCCCGCGGGTGACCGCCGAGCTCCGCGAGAACGGCCACCGAGTCAACGAGAAGCGGGTCGCCCGGGTCATGCGGGCGTTCTCGATCACCGGGATCCGCCTGCGCAGACGGGTCCGCACGACCGTCCCGGACCCGGCCGCGGGGACCGTCCCCGACCTGTTCGGCCGGGACTTCACCGCCACCGAGCCCGGGCGCAAGCTCATGGGCGACATCACCTATCTCCCGCTCCAGGGAGGGAAGTTCCTCTACCTCGCGACGGTGCTGGACTGCTTCAGCCGCAAAATTGTCGGCTGGTCCATCGCCGACCACATGCGCACGGACCTGGTCGCCGACGCGTTGCGGATGGCCGCCCGCACCCGCGGCTCACTGGAAGGCGCGGTCTTTCACTCCGATCACGGAGCCCAGTACGGATCCAGGGCCTACGCCGGCCTCTGCGACCAGCTCGGGGTGACCCGGTCGATGGGCGCGGTCGGCACCAGCGCCGACAACGCCGCCTGCGAGAGCTTCCACGCCTCCCTGAAACGCGAGACCCTCCAGGGCGACCACGACTACGGCGACGCCACCACCTGCCGCCGCACCGTCTTCGCCTGGCTGACCCGCTACAACACCCGCCGCCGGCACTCCACCAACGGCCACCTCAGCCCCGACGCCTACGAACGACGACACCACAAAGCTAAACTCACGCTCGCCGCGTGA
- the istA gene encoding IS21 family transposase, translated as MSKVELYAAIRRDHRGGMKIREIERKYNVSWRTVRKAVDSVWPEPRKQLPPRPTALDPYKSLIDGMLLADLDAPRKQRHTITRIFHRLVEEHAADVSYQMVRRYVSDRKPQILVESGKAPVEAFVPQTHQPGMEAEVDFGDVTIRLAGELVTCYLFSFRLSYSGKAVHRVFASCGQEAFFEGHVHALRTLGGVPRSKVRYDNLKAAVARVLGLSRARVEADRWIAFRSHFGIESFYCRPGIEGAHEKGGVEGQIGYFRRNHFTPVPEVNSLAELNELVDQWDLHDGRRRIGSRPRTIDEYFQVERPLLMPLPEEPFETGRLFTPRVDRYSQIAVRTNRYSVPVRLIGKRVRVVLHASHLVVFDRNVEVARHERLIAKGGCRLDLDHYLEALIRKPGAFPGATALEQARSAGKFTPVHDAWWAAAVKAHGDTAGTRALIEVLLLARHVSHEHLVAGLAMALRAGALTADAVALEARKIAQAEAEPTGKPSSAGAARATVTFLHEWRLAHLPPDTRPLPSVTHYDQLLRRRRASGGEHREGEAQ; from the coding sequence ATGTCGAAGGTAGAGCTGTACGCGGCGATCCGTCGGGACCACCGCGGCGGCATGAAGATCCGGGAGATCGAGCGCAAGTACAACGTGTCGTGGCGGACGGTCCGCAAGGCCGTGGACTCGGTCTGGCCGGAGCCGAGGAAGCAGCTGCCGCCGCGACCGACCGCGTTGGACCCGTACAAGTCGCTGATCGACGGGATGCTGCTGGCAGATCTGGATGCGCCGCGCAAGCAGCGGCACACGATCACGCGGATCTTCCACCGCCTGGTCGAGGAGCACGCCGCGGACGTCTCTTACCAGATGGTCCGGCGCTACGTGAGTGACCGGAAACCGCAGATCCTTGTGGAGTCGGGGAAGGCGCCGGTCGAGGCGTTCGTGCCGCAGACCCACCAGCCCGGCATGGAGGCCGAGGTCGACTTCGGCGACGTGACCATCCGGCTCGCTGGCGAGCTTGTGACCTGCTACTTGTTCTCCTTCCGTCTTTCCTACTCGGGCAAGGCCGTCCACCGCGTCTTCGCATCTTGCGGGCAGGAAGCCTTCTTCGAAGGGCACGTCCACGCGCTACGGACGCTGGGCGGGGTCCCGCGGAGCAAGGTCCGTTACGACAACCTCAAAGCCGCTGTTGCCCGGGTGCTGGGCCTGAGCCGGGCCCGGGTGGAGGCCGACCGGTGGATTGCGTTCAGGTCGCACTTCGGGATCGAGAGCTTCTACTGCCGACCGGGCATCGAGGGCGCACACGAGAAGGGCGGAGTGGAGGGACAGATCGGCTACTTCCGTCGCAACCACTTCACCCCGGTGCCCGAGGTCAACTCGCTGGCCGAGCTGAACGAACTCGTTGACCAGTGGGATCTTCACGATGGGCGGCGTCGGATCGGTTCGCGGCCGCGGACGATCGACGAGTACTTCCAGGTCGAGCGGCCGCTGCTGATGCCGCTGCCGGAAGAGCCCTTCGAGACGGGCCGGCTCTTCACTCCGCGAGTCGACCGCTACAGCCAGATCGCGGTCCGCACGAACCGTTACTCGGTCCCGGTCCGGCTGATCGGCAAACGGGTCCGGGTCGTACTGCATGCCTCTCACCTGGTGGTTTTCGATCGGAATGTGGAAGTGGCCCGGCATGAGCGGCTGATCGCGAAGGGTGGCTGCCGCCTGGATCTGGACCACTACCTCGAAGCTCTGATCCGCAAGCCGGGTGCCTTCCCCGGCGCGACCGCACTCGAACAAGCCCGCTCTGCGGGCAAGTTCACCCCGGTCCATGACGCCTGGTGGGCCGCGGCGGTCAAGGCCCACGGAGACACCGCCGGCACCAGGGCCTTGATCGAGGTTCTGCTGCTGGCCCGCCACGTCTCGCACGAGCACCTGGTCGCCGGCCTCGCGATGGCTCTACGGGCCGGGGCACTGACCGCGGACGCGGTCGCCCTCGAAGCCCGCAAGATCGCCCAGGCCGAAGCCGAACCCACCGGGAAACCCTCGTCGGCCGGTGCCGCGAGGGCGACCGTGACGTTTCTGCACGAATGGCGGCTCGCCCATCTTCCCCCGGACACCAGGCCGCTGCCCTCGGTGACCCACTACGACCAACTGCTCCGACGCCGTCGCGCCAGCGGCGGTGAACACCGCGAGGGAGAAGCACAGTGA
- a CDS encoding MMPL family transporter gives MASLLYRLGRGVFRHRRAVLAAWLLVLTAVVTCLITFGGTTNDEFTVPGSPAQTAMDTLKKELPSAAGTSAQIVFVAPKGHHITEPQYARAVSATMAEADKAPQVVGVTDPVQSKVISPDRTAALGQVRYQVTRADLHDDSLTSLEKATRPAQDAGLTVEVGGSAYGSSKSTGHTKELMGVAVALVVLTITFGSLFAAGMPLLTAITGVAVTLLGLSALTGVLTISSTAPSLASMLGLAVGIDYALFILSRHRSQLATGMDTEESAARATATAGSAVVFAGLTVIIALCGLAVVRIPFLTVMGVGGAAAVFIAVGISTTLLPALMGFAGERLRPRPGSRAARREQDAHGGGQHGGHRGPGGHGARRTMGERWGRIAIRRPLLTLLAILIGLLAVAVPARDLQLALPDNSSAPAGSSQRQAYDLVSEKFGPGFNGPLLVLADTSHAGNPQAANATLVKDLKAADGVAAVGKPQVIDHGEATVIQVVPKTGPSDQKTKDLVQYIRDEATGWQKQTGSEVSVTGTTAVNIDVSDRLASSLIPFALVVVGLSLLLLLLVFRSVIVPLKASLGFLLSVAATFGAVVAVFQWGWLASALGVAETGPVVSILPILVMAVLFGLAMDYEVFMVSRMREAHVHGAAPRAAVLAGSRHAARVVTAAALIMFAVFASFVPGGSTMLKPIAFALAVGVFIDAFLVRMTLVPAVLALVGRAGWWLPKWLDRLLPDLDIEGERLAADPQKDYTDGNGPGLPVAVGGAFREDPR, from the coding sequence ATGGCCTCCCTCCTCTACCGGCTCGGCCGCGGCGTCTTCCGGCATCGCCGGGCGGTGCTCGCCGCTTGGCTGCTGGTGCTGACCGCGGTCGTCACCTGCCTGATCACGTTCGGCGGCACGACCAACGACGAGTTCACGGTCCCCGGCTCACCGGCCCAAACCGCGATGGACACCCTCAAGAAGGAGCTGCCCTCGGCAGCCGGGACCAGCGCCCAGATCGTCTTCGTCGCCCCCAAGGGGCACCACATCACCGAACCCCAGTACGCCAGAGCGGTCAGCGCCACCATGGCGGAAGCCGACAAAGCCCCGCAGGTCGTCGGCGTCACCGATCCCGTGCAGAGCAAGGTCATATCGCCGGACCGCACCGCCGCGCTCGGCCAGGTCCGCTACCAGGTCACCCGCGCCGACCTGCACGACGACAGCCTCACCTCGCTGGAGAAGGCCACCCGGCCCGCACAGGACGCCGGGCTCACGGTCGAGGTCGGCGGTTCCGCCTACGGCAGCAGCAAGAGCACCGGGCACACCAAGGAACTGATGGGCGTCGCCGTCGCCCTCGTCGTGCTCACGATCACCTTCGGCTCGTTGTTCGCCGCCGGCATGCCCCTGCTGACGGCGATCACCGGCGTCGCCGTCACCCTGCTCGGCCTCTCGGCGCTGACCGGCGTCCTGACCATTTCCAGCACAGCGCCCTCGCTGGCGTCGATGCTGGGCCTCGCGGTCGGCATCGACTACGCCCTGTTCATCCTCTCCCGCCACCGCTCCCAGCTCGCCACCGGCATGGACACCGAGGAGTCGGCGGCCCGGGCCACCGCCACCGCGGGCAGCGCGGTCGTCTTCGCCGGCCTGACCGTGATCATCGCGCTGTGCGGGCTGGCCGTCGTCCGCATCCCGTTCCTGACCGTCATGGGCGTCGGCGGTGCAGCCGCCGTGTTCATCGCGGTCGGCATTTCCACCACGCTCCTGCCCGCCCTGATGGGCTTCGCCGGTGAACGGCTGCGTCCCAGGCCCGGCTCACGCGCCGCCCGCCGCGAACAGGACGCCCACGGCGGCGGGCAGCACGGCGGACACCGTGGGCCCGGCGGACACGGTGCGCGCAGGACTATGGGCGAGCGCTGGGGCCGGATCGCCATCCGCCGACCGCTGCTGACCCTGCTGGCCATCCTGATCGGCCTGCTGGCCGTCGCCGTACCGGCCCGCGACCTCCAACTGGCCCTGCCCGACAACAGTTCCGCACCTGCGGGTAGCAGTCAGCGGCAGGCGTACGACCTGGTCTCCGAGAAGTTCGGCCCCGGCTTCAACGGCCCGCTGCTCGTCCTCGCCGACACCTCCCACGCCGGGAACCCGCAAGCGGCCAACGCCACGCTCGTCAAGGACCTGAAGGCCGCCGACGGTGTCGCCGCGGTCGGCAAGCCGCAGGTCATCGACCACGGCGAGGCGACCGTCATCCAGGTGGTGCCGAAAACCGGACCCTCGGACCAGAAGACGAAGGACCTCGTCCAGTACATCCGCGACGAGGCCACCGGCTGGCAGAAGCAGACCGGCTCCGAGGTGTCGGTGACCGGTACGACAGCCGTGAACATCGACGTCTCCGACCGGCTGGCGAGCTCTCTGATCCCCTTCGCGCTGGTCGTCGTCGGCCTGTCCCTGCTGCTGTTGCTGCTCGTCTTCCGTTCCGTGATCGTGCCGTTGAAGGCAAGCCTCGGCTTCCTGCTGTCGGTGGCCGCCACCTTCGGCGCGGTCGTGGCCGTCTTCCAGTGGGGCTGGCTCGCGAGCGCGCTCGGCGTCGCCGAGACCGGCCCCGTCGTCAGCATCCTGCCCATCCTCGTGATGGCGGTGCTGTTCGGACTCGCCATGGACTACGAGGTGTTCATGGTCAGCCGCATGCGCGAGGCACACGTCCACGGCGCCGCACCCCGCGCGGCCGTCCTGGCCGGCTCACGCCACGCCGCCCGCGTGGTCACCGCCGCCGCCCTCATCATGTTCGCGGTGTTCGCGAGCTTCGTCCCCGGCGGCAGCACCATGCTCAAGCCGATCGCCTTCGCCCTCGCCGTCGGCGTCTTCATCGACGCCTTCCTGGTCCGGATGACGCTTGTCCCGGCGGTCCTCGCCCTGGTCGGCCGGGCGGGCTGGTGGCTGCCAAAGTGGCTGGACCGGCTGCTGCCCGACCTCGACATCGAGGGTGAACGGCTGGCGGCAGATCCGCAGAAGGACTACACCGACGGGAACGGTCCCGGTCTGCCCGTCGCGGTCGGCGGAGCCTTCCGGGAGGACCCGCGCTGA
- a CDS encoding GMC oxidoreductase, whose translation MTDHTPRHTTPLQDITETPKIDAPGGPDSPDGPTTATARPVRRADREERHHTVIIGSGVGGSVTAFRLAEAGIANVVLERGRRWPKTPAANAFPTFPSLDKRLLWLDNDSTPLPPPRTPLLSALHSALAGALPRSTGLLDVITQDHVVILSGTGVGGGTLVYGGVLAQPHASAFHQLFPAELDYTELDDVYYPRARRRLISAPFPKDLLAHGQYRSTRLWNVAAMASGLAAETIVGNYDFDIVRSELGGTRTASVITGQYHFTGCNSGAKMSVDRTYLARAEATGKTTVRPLHRVTELSQDGRGGYRVLAEHTDMRGQVIERLTFLCDKLVLAAGPHTPRLLVTARESGALPALHESVGAGWGSNGDHLALIRTSALPLGAPQGGPPAVLVRNAAGTATVMHSPMPFPTGPGLLTCLGMGISDRFGQWVPTGDGGTRLDWKTEHDTTSRSEVETLVRQVAEHIPGGGTVLAAHSSHPVVAHPVGGAVLGRSTDLYGRLHGYHGLYCLDGALMPGSTAAANPALTIAAVTERCLDHIIPDFDST comes from the coding sequence GTGACCGATCACACTCCCCGGCACACGACACCTCTACAGGACATCACCGAGACGCCGAAAATCGATGCGCCCGGCGGACCGGACTCGCCCGACGGGCCTACCACGGCGACCGCCAGGCCCGTGCGGCGCGCTGACCGCGAGGAACGGCACCACACCGTGATCATCGGATCGGGCGTCGGCGGCAGTGTCACTGCCTTCCGCCTCGCCGAGGCCGGGATAGCCAACGTGGTCCTGGAGCGCGGCAGGCGCTGGCCGAAAACACCGGCCGCAAACGCCTTCCCCACCTTTCCCTCCCTTGACAAACGGCTGCTATGGCTGGACAACGACTCCACCCCCCTGCCACCACCCCGCACCCCCCTGCTGTCCGCGCTCCACAGCGCGCTCGCAGGGGCGCTGCCGCGCTCGACCGGACTGCTGGACGTGATCACTCAGGACCATGTCGTGATCCTGAGCGGCACGGGTGTGGGCGGAGGCACACTGGTCTACGGAGGAGTGCTTGCCCAGCCTCACGCTAGCGCCTTCCACCAGCTCTTCCCTGCGGAACTCGACTACACCGAACTCGACGACGTCTACTACCCGCGGGCCCGGCGGCGCCTGATATCGGCCCCCTTCCCGAAAGACCTTCTCGCCCACGGCCAGTACCGTTCGACCCGCCTGTGGAATGTCGCCGCGATGGCCTCCGGCCTTGCCGCTGAAACCATCGTAGGCAACTATGACTTCGACATCGTCCGGAGCGAACTCGGCGGCACCCGCACCGCCTCGGTCATCACAGGCCAATACCACTTCACCGGTTGCAACAGCGGCGCGAAGATGAGCGTGGACCGGACATACCTGGCACGCGCGGAGGCCACCGGCAAAACCACGGTGCGACCACTGCACCGGGTGACCGAACTGTCCCAGGACGGCCGGGGAGGCTACCGAGTCCTCGCCGAGCACACGGACATGCGGGGACAAGTGATCGAGCGTCTGACCTTCCTCTGCGACAAACTTGTCCTCGCAGCCGGCCCCCACACCCCACGGCTGCTGGTCACCGCGCGTGAGAGCGGAGCCCTGCCCGCCCTGCACGAGTCCGTCGGCGCGGGCTGGGGGTCCAACGGCGACCATCTGGCCCTGATTCGCACCTCTGCCTTACCTCTGGGCGCACCGCAGGGCGGCCCCCCGGCCGTGCTCGTGCGCAACGCCGCAGGCACAGCCACCGTGATGCACTCCCCCATGCCCTTCCCCACCGGCCCAGGACTGCTGACCTGCCTGGGGATGGGCATCTCCGACCGGTTCGGACAATGGGTGCCGACCGGGGACGGTGGCACCCGGCTGGACTGGAAGACAGAGCACGACACGACGTCCCGGTCCGAGGTGGAAACCCTCGTGCGCCAGGTCGCCGAGCATATACCCGGCGGCGGCACGGTCCTGGCCGCCCACTCCTCACACCCCGTCGTGGCACACCCCGTCGGCGGCGCCGTTCTGGGCCGGAGCACCGATCTCTATGGCCGACTGCACGGCTATCACGGCCTGTACTGCCTGGACGGAGCTCTCATGCCCGGTTCCACCGCCGCCGCCAACCCCGCTCTGACCATCGCTGCGGTGACCGAACGCTGCCTAGACCACATCATCCCCGACTTCGACTCCACCTGA
- a CDS encoding transposase codes for MLESAAVERKLIDQLVEQARSKGLQLTGEGGLLQQLTKTVLESALEGEITDHLGYDKHDPAGKDGGKSRNGKRSRTVLTDVGPVEIDVPRDRDGSFEPAIVKKRQRRLTGVDEMVLSLSAKGLTHGEISSHLAEVYGANVSRTTWLCSRSAAAFVDEFQQRLVSIWVADVHEK; via the coding sequence TTGCTGGAGAGCGCGGCGGTCGAGCGGAAGCTCATCGACCAGCTCGTCGAGCAGGCCCGGAGCAAGGGGCTGCAGCTGACCGGCGAGGGCGGGCTGCTACAGCAGCTGACCAAGACGGTTCTGGAGTCCGCCCTGGAGGGCGAGATCACCGACCATCTCGGCTATGACAAGCACGACCCGGCGGGCAAGGACGGCGGCAAGTCCCGCAACGGGAAGCGGTCCAGGACGGTGCTGACCGACGTCGGACCGGTCGAGATCGACGTGCCCCGTGACCGGGACGGCTCCTTCGAGCCGGCCATCGTCAAGAAGCGGCAGCGACGACTGACTGGCGTCGACGAGATGGTGCTCTCGCTCTCGGCGAAGGGCCTCACGCACGGCGAGATCTCGTCGCACCTGGCCGAGGTCTATGGCGCGAATGTGTCCAGGACGACCTGGCTTTGTTCACGTTCAGCAGCAGCGTTTGTCGATGAGTTCCAGCAGCGGTTGGTCAGCATCTGGGTCGCGGATGTTCACGAGAAGTAG
- a CDS encoding alpha/beta fold hydrolase, whose protein sequence is MTDSRIVQRRVLVRGLSTLFYEAGEGPVVLLVPGIATNAQDWFQVMGELAPTHRVIALSLPGLGGTSPGMDVHPAAMAAFVADFLDAVGVESVTAVGHSYGGIIVAELALAYPDSVNRLVLANACGLGRAVHPMAIALSLLPNRAADALSATASFPGGAAALVFSSPLLLRQPWRIPLRTWKNQYELARSRQTLRVSLKVFQACGGVTGQREDILVTDRLHQIRVPALVIWGGSDLLFPLWQGRTAARRLPQGHFTVLPGAGHVSYLDSHREFMDALGPFVRDDLRAPLPDTPETAEREVHP, encoded by the coding sequence GTGACCGATTCCCGGATAGTTCAGCGGCGAGTGCTGGTGCGAGGACTGTCGACCCTCTTCTACGAGGCCGGGGAAGGCCCGGTCGTCCTGCTGGTACCCGGCATCGCCACCAACGCCCAGGACTGGTTTCAGGTCATGGGAGAACTCGCCCCGACGCACCGGGTCATCGCCTTGTCGCTGCCGGGCCTCGGCGGCACCAGCCCGGGCATGGACGTGCACCCAGCCGCCATGGCCGCCTTCGTCGCCGACTTCCTTGATGCCGTGGGGGTGGAATCCGTCACCGCGGTGGGCCACTCCTACGGTGGCATCATCGTGGCCGAACTAGCCCTGGCATATCCGGATTCCGTGAACCGGCTGGTGCTGGCCAACGCTTGCGGCCTGGGCCGGGCCGTGCATCCGATGGCCATCGCGCTGTCCCTGCTGCCGAACCGTGCGGCCGACGCCCTCTCGGCCACCGCCTCCTTTCCTGGAGGCGCCGCCGCGCTCGTTTTCTCCAGCCCACTGCTCCTGCGACAGCCGTGGCGCATCCCGCTGAGGACCTGGAAGAACCAGTACGAGCTGGCACGCTCCAGGCAGACCCTTCGGGTCTCCCTCAAAGTCTTCCAAGCGTGCGGCGGTGTGACCGGGCAGCGTGAAGACATTTTGGTAACCGACCGGCTGCACCAGATCCGAGTTCCGGCCCTGGTGATCTGGGGCGGTTCCGATCTGCTGTTCCCGCTCTGGCAGGGGCGGACGGCGGCCCGCCGGCTGCCGCAGGGCCACTTCACCGTCCTGCCCGGAGCCGGACACGTCTCCTACCTGGACAGCCACAGGGAGTTCATGGACGCGCTCGGCCCCTTCGTCCGTGACGACCTGCGTGCCCCGCTGCCCGACACCCCAGAGACCGCCGAGAGGGAAGTACACCCGTGA